In one window of Vibrio sp. DW001 DNA:
- a CDS encoding response regulator: protein MANILLVDDDTELTSLLKEVLTFEGFNITEANDGEAGLAAVNDKIDLILLDVMMPRMNGMDMLKKLRESWQIPVLMLTAKGEEIDRVIGLELGADDYLPKPFSDRELLARIKAILRRTQTNSASKPTDYIEYQNIKVYPGKQEAYVDEILLELTTTEFALLTHFIQHPGESLTKEVLSLDVLGKRLAPFDRAIDMHVSNLRKKLPERSDGKPRIKTLRGRGYLLVEEG from the coding sequence ATGGCCAATATCTTATTAGTTGATGACGACACAGAACTCACAAGTCTGCTGAAGGAAGTGCTTACATTTGAGGGCTTCAATATTACCGAAGCTAACGACGGTGAAGCGGGACTTGCCGCCGTAAATGACAAAATTGACCTCATATTGTTAGATGTCATGATGCCTAGAATGAATGGCATGGATATGCTTAAAAAATTACGTGAATCTTGGCAGATCCCTGTTCTTATGCTCACAGCGAAGGGCGAAGAGATAGACAGGGTCATCGGCCTAGAACTAGGGGCAGATGACTACCTCCCTAAACCATTTAGTGACCGAGAATTGCTCGCTCGAATTAAAGCCATTCTTAGAAGAACACAGACAAACTCGGCCTCAAAACCTACTGACTATATCGAATATCAAAACATCAAAGTTTATCCTGGTAAACAGGAGGCCTATGTTGACGAAATACTTTTGGAACTAACAACAACCGAATTCGCACTACTTACCCATTTTATCCAACATCCCGGGGAATCGTTAACAAAAGAGGTATTGAGCCTAGATGTTCTGGGTAAACGTTTGGCACCATTTGACCGAGCAATTGATATGCATGTATCCAACCTTCGCAAAAAATTACCTGAACGCAGCGATGGAAAACCACGAATCAAAACCTTAAGAGGGCGTGGCTATCTACTCGTTGAGGAGGGATAA
- the tpiA gene encoding triose-phosphate isomerase: protein MRHPVVMGNWKLNGSKAMVTELLNGLNAELEGVTGVDVAVAPPALYVDLAERVIKEGGSKIILGAQNTDLKNSGAFTGDMSPEMLKDFGATHIIIGHSERREYHNESDEFVAKKFAFLKENGLTPVLCIGESDAQNEAGETLAVCARQLDAVIKTQGVEALNGAIVAYEPIWAIGTGKAATAKQAQDIHAAIRAHIAQSSEDVAKNLVIQYGGSVKDSNAAELFGMPDIDGALVGGAALDAKGFAAIAKAAAKAKA, encoded by the coding sequence ATGCGTCATCCTGTAGTTATGGGTAACTGGAAACTTAACGGTAGCAAAGCAATGGTAACTGAGCTACTAAACGGACTTAACGCTGAGCTTGAAGGCGTAACTGGCGTTGACGTTGCTGTGGCTCCACCAGCACTTTATGTTGACCTAGCAGAACGCGTAATTAAAGAGGGTGGCAGCAAAATCATCCTTGGCGCTCAAAATACTGACCTAAAAAACAGCGGCGCATTCACTGGTGATATGTCTCCAGAAATGCTTAAAGACTTTGGTGCTACTCACATCATTATCGGTCACTCAGAACGTCGTGAATACCACAATGAATCTGATGAGTTTGTTGCTAAGAAATTTGCATTTCTTAAAGAAAATGGCCTAACACCTGTACTTTGTATTGGTGAGTCTGATGCACAAAACGAAGCTGGTGAAACATTAGCGGTATGTGCTCGTCAACTCGACGCAGTAATCAAGACTCAGGGCGTTGAAGCACTAAACGGCGCTATCGTTGCTTACGAACCAATCTGGGCAATCGGTACAGGCAAAGCAGCAACGGCTAAGCAAGCTCAAGACATTCATGCAGCAATCCGAGCTCACATCGCACAGTCAAGTGAAGACGTCGCTAAAAATCTTGTTATCCAATACGGCGGTTCTGTTAAAGATAGCAACGCAGCAGAACTTTTCGGCATGCCTGATATTGATGGCGCGCTAGTTGGTGGTGCAGCACTTGATGCAAAAGGCTTTGCAGCAATCGCTAAAGCAGCAGCAAAAGCAAAAGCTTAA
- a CDS encoding CpxP family protein, which yields MKTTKKLVIAAAALPMLFATASAFAFGGKGGSDMDGHHGKFGNFDKGLIRQLDLTEEQKDQFRDLREAKRDEMQADRDTNREARQAEMRAQHAATQDLVLAADFDQAKAEELAASMVEKQTERRVKMLASQHEMMSILTDEQKEQLKELQAERMDEMSERMGKGKSRNK from the coding sequence ATGAAAACAACGAAAAAACTAGTCATTGCGGCAGCTGCCCTTCCTATGCTTTTTGCAACAGCAAGTGCATTTGCATTTGGTGGTAAAGGTGGTTCAGATATGGACGGCCATCACGGCAAATTTGGAAATTTTGATAAAGGCTTAATTCGCCAGTTAGATTTAACGGAAGAGCAAAAAGATCAATTTCGCGATTTACGCGAAGCTAAACGTGACGAGATGCAAGCTGACCGCGACACAAACAGAGAAGCACGCCAAGCTGAGATGAGAGCGCAACACGCGGCAACGCAAGACCTCGTATTAGCCGCAGATTTTGACCAAGCAAAAGCGGAAGAACTCGCTGCGTCTATGGTTGAGAAACAAACGGAACGCCGTGTAAAGATGTTAGCTTCTCAACATGAAATGATGAGTATTTTAACGGACGAGCAAAAAGAACAGTTAAAAGAATTGCAAGCAGAGCGTATGGATGAAATGTCCGAACGTATGGGAAAGGGCAAAAGTAGAAACAAATAA
- the pfkA gene encoding 6-phosphofructokinase produces MIKKIGVLTSGGDAPGMNAAIRGVVRTALTAGVEVYGIYDGYQGLYEDRIEKLDRSSVSDVINRGGTFLGSARFPEFREVATREKAIENLKKHGIEALVVIGGDGSYMGAKKLTEMGYPCIGLPGTIDNDIAGTDYTIGYLTALNTVIDSIDRLRDTSSSHQRISIVEIMGRHCGDLTLMASIAGGCEYIITPEQPWSKEELIESLQNGIAKGKKHAIITLTELMMDANELARDIEKATGRETRATVLGHIQRGGRPTAFDRVLASRMGNYAVHLLLEGEGGRCVGIQKEQLIHHDIIDAIENMKRPVRTDLYKVADELF; encoded by the coding sequence ATGATTAAGAAGATTGGTGTTTTGACAAGTGGTGGAGACGCCCCTGGGATGAACGCAGCAATTCGTGGCGTAGTCCGTACCGCACTTACTGCGGGTGTCGAAGTCTATGGTATCTACGATGGCTATCAAGGCTTATACGAAGATCGCATTGAAAAGTTAGACCGTTCTAGTGTTTCTGACGTGATTAACCGTGGTGGTACATTCTTGGGCTCTGCACGTTTTCCAGAATTCAGAGAAGTCGCTACGCGTGAAAAAGCGATTGAGAACTTGAAGAAGCATGGGATTGAAGCTCTAGTTGTTATCGGTGGCGATGGTTCTTACATGGGAGCGAAGAAGCTGACTGAGATGGGCTACCCATGTATTGGCTTACCAGGCACTATCGACAACGATATCGCGGGAACTGACTACACGATTGGTTACTTAACAGCGCTTAATACGGTTATTGATAGCATTGACCGTCTGCGTGATACATCATCGTCGCACCAGCGTATCTCTATTGTTGAGATTATGGGTCGTCACTGTGGTGATTTAACCTTGATGGCTTCGATCGCAGGTGGTTGTGAGTACATAATTACTCCTGAACAACCTTGGAGTAAAGAAGAGCTGATTGAGAGCTTACAGAACGGGATTGCCAAAGGTAAAAAGCACGCAATTATTACGCTTACAGAGCTAATGATGGATGCCAATGAGCTTGCAAGAGATATCGAAAAAGCGACAGGGCGTGAAACCCGTGCCACCGTTCTAGGCCATATTCAACGTGGTGGTCGTCCGACGGCATTTGACCGTGTATTAGCTTCTCGTATGGGTAACTATGCCGTTCATCTTCTATTGGAAGGTGAAGGTGGTCGTTGTGTTGGAATTCAGAAAGAGCAACTTATTCACCATGATATTATCGATGCTATCGAGAACATGAAACGTCCAGTTCGCACGGACTTATATAAAGTTGCAGATGAGTTGTTCTAA
- a CDS encoding DUF3135 domain-containing protein — MDQAQYEQTLPSFDELVELAQNNPKGFEQFKRKACEQAIICASEEMVPRLRAQQSHIDRVINHCKNPYHINIVLARELSLQISKMHEVLEGDQSTRRSAEIIPFVPRH; from the coding sequence ATGGATCAAGCTCAATATGAACAAACACTTCCATCCTTTGATGAACTGGTCGAATTGGCTCAAAACAACCCGAAAGGGTTCGAGCAATTCAAACGCAAAGCGTGCGAACAAGCGATAATCTGCGCTTCAGAAGAGATGGTACCCAGATTGCGAGCACAACAGAGTCATATAGATCGCGTAATTAATCACTGCAAAAACCCCTATCACATCAATATAGTCTTAGCCCGCGAACTAAGCTTGCAGATCTCTAAGATGCATGAGGTTTTAGAAGGCGATCAATCGACTAGGCGAAGCGCAGAAATCATTCCTTTCGTTCCGCGCCATTGA
- a CDS encoding 5-carboxymethyl-2-hydroxymuconate Delta-isomerase — translation MPNIILEYTNSVEDRVNIQGLLEDLHQVALSCGLFQADDVKSRALRCHHWLIGEHDDSEGFIHITFEMLAGRSDEQKKSLSHELIDVLTAQAGTVKSLSVNIRDMDRGTFQKVLN, via the coding sequence ATGCCAAATATAATATTGGAATACACTAATTCCGTCGAGGATAGGGTGAACATTCAAGGGTTATTGGAAGATCTCCATCAGGTAGCGCTGAGCTGTGGTCTATTTCAAGCTGATGATGTGAAATCGCGCGCGTTGAGGTGCCACCATTGGTTGATTGGCGAGCATGATGACAGTGAAGGTTTTATTCATATTACCTTTGAAATGTTAGCTGGGCGGTCAGATGAACAAAAAAAGAGCCTGTCTCATGAGTTAATTGATGTTCTTACTGCGCAGGCTGGAACGGTAAAAAGCTTGTCGGTGAACATACGTGATATGGATAGAGGTACCTTCCAAAAGGTACTTAATTAA
- a CDS encoding DUF805 domain-containing protein: MSIPELLFSFRGRVSRRTFWLWNAFYFLMIISVATLVKKLFPESDNMVLPTILVLLVIPDLAITAKRWHDRNKSLYWLGLHVPLVLTRFMVPLAGVENVFQPTMFQSAMSLSAMACGAWIFAECGLFEGDQKENQYGPCPTR, from the coding sequence ATGTCAATACCTGAACTGCTGTTCTCATTTCGAGGAAGAGTAAGTCGTCGAACATTTTGGTTGTGGAATGCGTTCTATTTTCTGATGATTATTTCTGTCGCCACTTTGGTGAAAAAACTGTTTCCTGAATCGGATAACATGGTGTTACCTACGATTTTAGTTTTGTTGGTTATTCCAGATTTGGCGATAACGGCAAAGCGTTGGCATGATAGAAATAAGTCATTGTATTGGTTAGGATTGCACGTTCCTTTGGTATTAACTCGGTTCATGGTTCCCTTAGCTGGCGTCGAAAACGTATTTCAACCGACTATGTTTCAGTCGGCTATGTCTCTTTCTGCGATGGCATGTGGGGCATGGATTTTTGCTGAATGCGGCTTATTTGAAGGCGATCAGAAAGAGAACCAATACGGCCCTTGTCCAACAAGATAA
- the fieF gene encoding CDF family cation-efflux transporter FieF (FieF, a metal efflux transporter, is a member of the CDF (cation diffusion facilitator) family of transporters.), with translation MKEEYARLVSMAAWMATGIATLLLIVKLATWWVTGSVSLLASLIDSLLDLAASGVNLVVIRYALQPADEQHTFGHGKAESLAALAQAMFISGSACFLILNGVDRFFRPHELTSPEYGVYVSLFATVVTAGLVMFQKHVVRKTGSQAISADSLHYQTDIYMNIAIMVALGLSYFGVSQADATFAVGIGVFILISAIKMTLEAIQSLLDRQLPEDELNTIREVAMSVEGVLGVHQLRTRMAGPVRFIQLHLELEDNMILIRAHEISDEVEERLINAFPRADVLIHQDPYSVVYGSEKGQKELGW, from the coding sequence ATGAAAGAAGAATACGCTCGCCTAGTTTCAATGGCTGCATGGATGGCGACCGGAATTGCGACATTACTTCTGATAGTTAAACTGGCCACCTGGTGGGTTACTGGCTCGGTTAGTCTATTAGCATCACTGATTGATTCGTTACTAGACTTAGCGGCATCGGGTGTAAATCTAGTGGTCATTCGATATGCCCTTCAACCCGCGGATGAACAGCATACATTTGGTCACGGGAAAGCGGAGTCTTTAGCGGCATTGGCTCAAGCTATGTTCATCTCTGGATCCGCCTGTTTTCTTATCCTTAATGGTGTTGACCGATTCTTCCGTCCGCACGAATTGACCTCTCCAGAATACGGTGTTTATGTAAGTTTATTTGCTACCGTTGTTACTGCGGGGTTAGTCATGTTTCAAAAACATGTAGTGAGAAAGACAGGAAGCCAAGCAATATCTGCAGACTCATTGCATTACCAGACAGATATATACATGAATATTGCGATCATGGTTGCTCTTGGTTTGAGTTATTTTGGAGTGAGCCAAGCGGACGCGACGTTTGCCGTTGGTATTGGGGTCTTTATATTGATTAGCGCCATTAAGATGACATTAGAGGCAATACAATCTCTATTGGATAGGCAGTTACCAGAAGACGAGCTCAATACAATCCGTGAAGTGGCCATGTCTGTTGAAGGTGTTTTAGGTGTACATCAGTTAAGAACACGGATGGCAGGACCGGTAAGATTTATTCAGCTACATTTGGAATTGGAAGACAATATGATATTGATTCGAGCTCATGAGATCTCTGATGAGGTTGAAGAACGACTGATTAACGCTTTTCCAAGGGCGGATGTTTTGATTCATCAGGACCCTTATTCTGTTGTATATGGATCTGAAAAAGGGCAAAAAGAACTGGGTTGGTAA
- the glpX gene encoding class II fructose-bisphosphatase → MKRDLALAFSRVTEGAALAGYHWLGRGDKNAADGAAVEVMRTLLNKTEIKGEIVIGEGEIDDAPMLFIGEHVGLGGDAVDIAVDPIEGTRMTAMGQANALTVLAAGEKGSFLKAPDMYMEKLVVGPQAKGAIDLDKSLTENLENIAKAMGKPLNTLVVTTLAKPRHDKIIKEMQEMGVRVFAVPDGDVAASILTCMPDSEVDVMYCIGGAPEGVISAAVIRALDGDMQGRLLPRQEVKGDTEDNRIHGNQELARCKEMGVEARVVLKMEDMASSDNVVFSATGITKGDLLEGITRKDNIATTETLVIRGCCRTIRRIKSIHYLDRKDPEIKDFIL, encoded by the coding sequence ATGAAACGCGATTTAGCATTGGCATTTTCTCGTGTAACCGAAGGTGCCGCGCTTGCTGGTTATCATTGGCTTGGACGTGGCGATAAAAACGCCGCAGATGGGGCCGCTGTTGAGGTAATGCGTACGCTACTCAACAAAACAGAAATAAAAGGCGAAATTGTTATCGGTGAAGGTGAAATCGATGATGCGCCAATGCTGTTCATCGGGGAACATGTTGGGTTAGGAGGAGATGCCGTAGATATTGCTGTCGATCCTATTGAAGGCACTCGCATGACCGCAATGGGTCAAGCAAACGCTTTGACTGTCCTTGCTGCTGGCGAAAAGGGCAGTTTTCTTAAAGCACCTGACATGTACATGGAAAAGCTCGTGGTTGGCCCACAAGCAAAAGGTGCTATTGATTTAGACAAATCACTGACAGAAAATTTAGAGAATATCGCTAAAGCGATGGGGAAACCGCTAAATACACTAGTGGTGACAACCTTAGCTAAACCACGTCACGATAAAATAATTAAAGAGATGCAAGAGATGGGTGTCCGCGTCTTTGCTGTTCCAGATGGCGATGTCGCGGCGTCTATTCTCACTTGTATGCCCGATAGCGAAGTCGATGTAATGTATTGTATTGGTGGCGCTCCAGAAGGTGTTATATCCGCCGCGGTTATTCGTGCACTTGATGGTGACATGCAAGGCCGCTTGCTGCCGCGCCAGGAAGTGAAAGGCGATACCGAAGACAATCGTATCCACGGCAACCAAGAACTGGCTAGGTGCAAAGAGATGGGCGTTGAGGCACGTGTTGTATTAAAAATGGAAGACATGGCATCTAGTGACAATGTTGTTTTCTCAGCAACGGGGATCACGAAAGGCGACTTGCTCGAAGGGATCACTCGCAAAGACAATATCGCCACAACGGAAACGCTAGTGATTAGAGGTTGTTGTAGAACGATTCGTCGCATCAAATCTATCCACTATTTGGATCGTAAAGACCCTGAGATTAAAGACTTCATTCTTTAA
- a CDS encoding metalloregulator ArsR/SmtB family transcription factor: MKTADRILQKLKREGSLTAKKLSEDLDMTSMGVRQHLQALEENGLLEYFDLKVKIGRPTRHWQITPKGHERFSDRHGELTVQVIEAVGALFGEDGIKKIALEREKQTLEKYSQALSECKDLKGKLQQLKQLREDDGYMAELTEIENGFVLIENHCPICKAAQSCPSLCQSELNVFQQLLGESCTIIRTEHIIKDDRRCVYHIQEAKG, encoded by the coding sequence GTGAAAACAGCGGATAGAATATTACAAAAACTCAAAAGAGAAGGTTCTTTGACAGCAAAAAAACTGTCCGAAGACCTCGATATGACGAGCATGGGTGTGCGACAACACTTACAAGCGTTAGAAGAGAACGGATTACTTGAATATTTTGATTTAAAAGTAAAAATAGGACGCCCTACCCGTCATTGGCAGATCACACCTAAAGGCCATGAGCGATTTTCTGATCGCCACGGTGAGCTAACGGTTCAAGTCATCGAGGCTGTTGGGGCACTTTTTGGTGAAGATGGCATAAAGAAAATCGCATTAGAAAGAGAAAAACAGACGTTGGAAAAATACAGTCAAGCACTATCAGAATGTAAGGACCTTAAAGGTAAGTTACAACAACTGAAACAACTGCGTGAAGATGATGGCTATATGGCTGAGCTAACAGAGATTGAGAATGGTTTCGTCTTAATCGAGAACCATTGTCCAATCTGTAAAGCCGCGCAAAGCTGCCCCAGCCTATGTCAATCAGAACTCAATGTGTTTCAACAATTGCTTGGCGAAAGCTGTACAATCATCCGCACCGAACACATTATCAAAGACGATAGAAGATGTGTTTATCACATTCAAGAAGCAAAAGGTTAG